In the genome of Staphylococcus durrellii, one region contains:
- the secA gene encoding preprotein translocase subunit SecA, producing MGFLSKIADGNSKEIKRLGKLADKVLSLEEEIAILTDEEIRNKTAEFQEKLQAEEDIKKQEKLLEDILPEAFALVREGSKRVFNMVPYRVQVMGGIAIHKGDIAEMRTGEGKTLTATMPTYLNALAGHGVHVITVNEYLASSQSEEMAELYNFLGLSVGLNLNNKSTEEKRAAYADDITYSTNNELGFDYLRDNMVNYAEERVMRPLNFAIIDEVDSILIDEARTPLIISGEAEKSTSLYTQANVFAKMLKTEDDYNYDEKTKAVQLTEQGIDKAERMFKIDNLYDVKNVEINSHINTALRAHVTLQRDVDYMINDGEILIVDQFTGRTMPGRRFSEGLHQAIEAKEGVKIQNESKTMASITFQNFFRMYNKLSGMTGTAKTEEEEFRNIYNMTVTQIPTNKPVQRADKPDLIYISQQGKFDAVVEDVIEKHKLGQPVLLGTVAVETSEYISNLLKKRGIRHDILNAKNHEREAEIIANAGQRGAVTIATNMAGRGTDIKLGAGVEELGGLAVIGTERHESRRIDDQLRGRSGRQGDRGDSRFYLSLQDELMVRFGSERLQKMMDRLGMDDSTPIESKMVSRAVESAQKRVEGNNFDTRKRILEYDDVLRKQREIIYGERNSIIDSENSSELVESMLQSTLERSVAHYINDDEENPDYEPFVNYIDDVFLNENELTTSEIKGKDSEDIYQLVWEKVEKALAQQKEEIGEQFDEFERMILLRSIDTHWTDHIDTMDQLREGIHLRSYGQQNPLRDYQNEGHQLFDTMMQQIEEDVSKYILKSVVTVEDDIERDKSTSFGKAEHVSAEDGKEKTKAQPYVKDEHIGRNDPCPCGSGKKYKNCHGA from the coding sequence ATGGGTTTTTTATCAAAGATTGCTGATGGCAATAGTAAAGAAATAAAACGCCTTGGTAAATTAGCAGACAAAGTGCTCTCATTAGAAGAGGAAATAGCAATACTAACTGATGAAGAGATTCGAAATAAAACTGCAGAATTTCAAGAGAAATTGCAAGCAGAAGAAGATATTAAAAAACAAGAAAAATTATTAGAAGATATTTTACCGGAAGCCTTTGCTTTAGTACGTGAAGGTTCTAAACGTGTTTTCAATATGGTGCCTTATCGCGTCCAAGTTATGGGTGGTATTGCTATCCATAAAGGGGATATTGCAGAAATGCGTACAGGTGAAGGTAAAACACTTACGGCAACTATGCCTACTTATTTAAATGCTTTGGCAGGACATGGTGTCCATGTCATTACAGTCAATGAATATTTAGCTAGTTCACAAAGTGAAGAAATGGCTGAATTATATAACTTTTTAGGCTTATCTGTAGGTTTAAACTTAAACAATAAGTCAACCGAAGAAAAGCGTGCCGCATACGCAGATGATATTACGTATAGTACGAATAATGAACTAGGCTTCGATTATTTACGTGATAATATGGTTAACTATGCCGAAGAACGCGTAATGCGCCCGTTAAATTTCGCAATTATTGACGAAGTCGATTCAATTTTAATTGATGAAGCACGTACACCATTAATTATTTCAGGTGAAGCTGAAAAATCTACTTCTTTATATACTCAAGCTAACGTATTCGCCAAAATGTTAAAAACTGAAGATGATTATAATTATGATGAAAAAACAAAAGCAGTTCAATTAACTGAACAAGGTATCGATAAAGCAGAACGTATGTTTAAGATTGATAACTTATATGACGTTAAGAATGTTGAAATCAATAGTCATATTAATACGGCTCTACGTGCCCATGTAACGTTACAACGTGACGTAGACTATATGATTAATGATGGTGAGATCTTAATCGTTGATCAATTTACTGGACGTACTATGCCAGGACGTCGTTTCTCTGAAGGTTTACACCAAGCTATTGAAGCTAAAGAAGGCGTGAAAATTCAAAACGAATCTAAAACGATGGCTTCTATTACATTCCAAAACTTCTTTAGAATGTATAACAAGTTATCCGGTATGACTGGTACAGCCAAAACGGAAGAAGAAGAATTTAGAAATATTTACAATATGACAGTTACTCAAATACCAACTAACAAACCGGTACAACGTGCCGATAAACCAGATTTAATTTATATTAGTCAACAAGGTAAATTTGATGCAGTTGTTGAAGATGTGATTGAAAAACATAAATTAGGACAACCCGTACTGCTTGGTACGGTAGCAGTTGAGACAAGTGAATATATTTCTAATTTGTTAAAAAAACGTGGCATACGCCATGATATACTAAATGCTAAAAACCACGAACGTGAAGCGGAAATCATTGCCAATGCAGGTCAACGTGGTGCTGTAACTATCGCGACAAACATGGCTGGTCGTGGTACTGATATTAAACTTGGTGCTGGTGTCGAAGAATTAGGCGGTTTAGCAGTTATCGGAACAGAACGACATGAATCTAGACGTATTGATGACCAATTAAGAGGACGTTCTGGACGTCAAGGTGACCGTGGTGACAGTCGCTTCTATTTATCATTACAAGACGAATTAATGGTACGTTTCGGTTCAGAAAGATTACAAAAAATGATGGACCGTTTAGGTATGGATGATTCAACACCTATAGAATCTAAGATGGTATCTCGTGCTGTTGAGTCTGCGCAAAAACGTGTTGAAGGGAACAACTTTGATACACGTAAACGTATTCTTGAATACGATGATGTACTACGTAAACAACGTGAAATTATTTATGGTGAACGTAACAGTATTATCGACAGTGAAAATAGTAGTGAGCTTGTAGAATCAATGCTGCAATCAACTTTAGAACGTAGTGTTGCGCACTATATCAATGATGATGAAGAAAATCCAGATTACGAGCCATTCGTTAACTACATTGATGATGTATTCTTAAATGAGAATGAGTTAACTACATCTGAAATTAAAGGTAAGGACAGCGAAGATATTTACCAACTAGTATGGGAAAAAGTTGAAAAAGCTTTAGCACAGCAAAAAGAAGAAATAGGTGAACAATTCGATGAATTTGAGCGTATGATTTTATTACGTTCTATTGATACGCATTGGACTGATCATATTGATACGATGGATCAACTTAGAGAAGGTATCCATTTACGTTCTTATGGGCAACAAAACCCATTACGTGATTACCAAAATGAAGGACATCAACTATTCGATACAATGATGCAACAAATAGAAGAAGACGTTAGTAAATATATTTTGAAATCTGTTGTAACCGTTGAAGACGACATAGAAAGAGATAAATCTACAAGCTTTGGTAAAGCTGAGCATGTCTCAGCTGAAGACGGCAAAGAAAAAACTAAAGCGCAACCTTATGTTAAAGATGAACATATTGGAAGAAACGACCCATGTCCTTGTGGTAGCGGTAAAAAATATAAAAATTGCCACGGCGCATAA